From Actinopolymorpha cephalotaxi, one genomic window encodes:
- a CDS encoding ABC transporter ATP-binding protein, producing the protein MEIPVVDNIDNSANAAPDTHRNGTSPLLSVQDLKVSFKTPDGVVQAVRGISFDVERGKTLAIVGESGSGKSVSTQTVVGLTRGAKVSGQALFEGRDLLTMSKEDLRRVRGAKIGMIFQDSQSSLHPYYRVGWQISEMIRAHDRSISKSAARERSIELLRRVGIPRPDRRVDDFPHQFSGGMRQRAMIAMAMALDPVLLVADEPTTALDVTVQAQVLEVMADLQAEFGTALIMITHDLGVVADVADEVAVMYAGRIMERTGRRELFYRHHHPYTEGLIGSLPAESGERQRLRPISGAPPSLISPPSGCPFHPRCPYAFDQCRSETPPLQEVFGDRAHHSACWLPTDEAGRGEARAALTSSTTSTR; encoded by the coding sequence ATGGAGATTCCCGTGGTCGACAACATCGACAACTCCGCCAACGCCGCGCCGGACACCCACCGGAACGGCACCTCTCCGCTGCTTTCCGTCCAGGACCTCAAGGTGTCCTTCAAGACCCCGGACGGCGTCGTACAGGCCGTACGCGGCATCTCCTTCGACGTGGAGCGCGGCAAGACCCTCGCCATCGTCGGCGAGTCCGGTTCGGGCAAGAGCGTCTCCACCCAGACCGTCGTGGGCCTGACCCGGGGCGCGAAGGTCAGCGGACAGGCGCTCTTCGAGGGCCGTGACCTGCTCACCATGAGCAAGGAGGACCTGCGCCGGGTTCGAGGCGCGAAGATCGGCATGATCTTCCAGGACTCCCAGTCCAGTCTTCACCCCTACTACCGCGTGGGCTGGCAGATCAGCGAGATGATCCGCGCCCACGACCGGTCGATCTCGAAGTCCGCGGCACGCGAACGCTCGATCGAGCTGTTGCGCCGGGTCGGCATCCCCAGGCCCGACCGCCGCGTCGACGACTTCCCCCACCAGTTCTCCGGCGGTATGCGCCAGCGCGCGATGATCGCGATGGCGATGGCGCTGGATCCCGTGCTGCTGGTCGCCGACGAGCCCACCACCGCCCTCGACGTCACCGTCCAGGCGCAGGTGCTGGAGGTCATGGCCGACCTGCAGGCGGAGTTCGGCACGGCGCTGATCATGATCACCCACGACCTCGGCGTGGTCGCCGACGTCGCCGACGAGGTGGCGGTGATGTACGCCGGGCGCATCATGGAGCGCACCGGCCGGCGGGAGCTGTTCTACCGCCACCACCACCCCTACACCGAGGGCCTGATCGGCTCGCTGCCCGCCGAGAGCGGTGAGCGGCAACGGCTGCGGCCCATCTCCGGCGCCCCGCCGAGCCTGATCAGCCCGCCGTCCGGCTGCCCCTTCCACCCGCGGTGCCCGTACGCCTTCGACCAGTGCCGGTCGGAGACCCCGCCACTGCAGGAGGTGTTCGGCGACCGGGCGCACCACAGCGCGTGCTGGCTGCCGACCGACGAGGCCGGCCGCGGCGAGGCACGGGCCGCCCTTACGTCCAGCACGACGAG
- a CDS encoding ABC transporter substrate-binding protein translates to MDPNISYYSVGYLGLRMWSRQLFTYPAENGKVTTSVPDLAEAIPTADNKGISADGKTYTISIRQGAQWNSSPARQVTAADVVRGVKRTCNPVQPFGGLPNYADLIVGFQKFCDGFAKVGQKPADLAKYINDTPLPGVVAKDERTVVFKLNHPASYFVDMLTLPAFSPAPKEFLKYAPASLDLAKNTLSNGPYAIKSYSPTKQIVFERNPAWKASSDPVRKAYVDKIVVNQTVSQESTQQQLQTNSPNADMEWDNYPPPSTLPQLIAKKDPNLNLGETGSSNPYIVFNTVSPSNNGALKKPEVRQALSYAINRTNIIQSLGGPKVDPPLTHVLPSSIVGSKDFDPYPHNVAKAKQLLAKAGYKNGMTLKFVYRNASEGGRKTFATVQQDLKAIGVTVKGVPVPNADFYTKYMQAPSVTKRGVWDVSLAGWGSDWYGNAALSFFAPLFSGKPSFPPVGSNFGFYENPAVNKLITKASTAKDESTAGSLWAQADQQVMKDAPFFPITNPVQANYHASQTKNTVYLPSLQNFDPTNIWLEQGKQGG, encoded by the coding sequence ATGGACCCCAACATCAGCTACTACTCCGTCGGCTACCTCGGCCTGCGGATGTGGAGCCGGCAGCTGTTCACCTACCCCGCCGAGAACGGCAAGGTGACCACCTCGGTGCCCGACCTGGCGGAGGCGATTCCCACCGCCGACAACAAGGGCATCAGCGCCGACGGCAAGACCTACACGATCTCGATTCGCCAGGGCGCGCAGTGGAACAGCTCGCCGGCGCGTCAGGTCACCGCGGCCGACGTGGTCCGGGGGGTCAAGCGCACCTGCAACCCCGTCCAGCCCTTCGGTGGACTGCCGAACTACGCCGACCTGATCGTCGGCTTCCAGAAGTTCTGCGACGGTTTCGCCAAGGTCGGCCAGAAGCCCGCGGATCTGGCGAAGTACATCAACGACACCCCGCTTCCGGGTGTCGTCGCCAAGGACGAGCGCACGGTGGTCTTCAAGCTGAACCACCCCGCGAGCTACTTCGTGGACATGCTGACGCTGCCGGCGTTCTCCCCGGCGCCGAAGGAGTTCCTGAAGTACGCCCCGGCCAGCCTCGACCTGGCCAAGAACACGCTCTCGAACGGTCCGTACGCCATCAAGTCGTACTCCCCGACCAAGCAGATCGTGTTCGAGCGCAACCCCGCCTGGAAGGCTTCCAGCGACCCGGTGCGCAAGGCCTACGTCGACAAGATCGTCGTCAACCAGACGGTCAGCCAGGAGTCCACGCAGCAGCAGCTGCAGACGAACAGCCCGAACGCCGACATGGAGTGGGACAACTACCCGCCGCCGTCGACGCTGCCGCAGCTGATCGCCAAGAAGGACCCCAACCTCAACCTCGGTGAGACCGGTTCGTCGAACCCGTACATCGTGTTCAACACGGTGTCGCCGAGCAACAACGGCGCTCTGAAGAAGCCCGAGGTTCGCCAGGCGCTGTCGTACGCCATCAACCGTACGAACATCATCCAGTCGCTCGGTGGCCCGAAGGTCGACCCGCCGCTGACCCACGTGCTGCCGAGCAGCATCGTCGGCAGCAAGGACTTCGACCCGTACCCGCACAACGTGGCCAAGGCGAAGCAGCTGCTGGCCAAGGCGGGCTACAAGAACGGCATGACGCTGAAGTTCGTGTACCGCAACGCCTCCGAGGGCGGCCGCAAGACGTTCGCGACCGTGCAGCAGGACCTCAAGGCGATCGGCGTCACCGTCAAGGGTGTCCCGGTTCCCAACGCGGACTTCTACACGAAGTACATGCAGGCGCCGAGCGTCACCAAGCGCGGTGTCTGGGACGTGTCCCTGGCCGGATGGGGTTCGGACTGGTACGGCAACGCCGCACTGTCCTTCTTCGCCCCGCTGTTCTCCGGCAAGCCGTCGTTCCCGCCCGTGGGCAGCAACTTCGGCTTCTACGAGAACCCCGCGGTCAACAAGCTCATCACGAAGGCCTCGACCGCCAAGGACGAGTCCACCGCGGGGAGCCTGTGGGCGCAGGCCGACCAGCAGGTCATGAAGGACGCGCCGTTCTTCCCGATCACCAACCCGGTGCAGGCCAACTACCACGCATCGCAGACGAAGAACACCGTCTACCTTCCGTCCCTGCAGAACTTCGACCCGACCAACATCTGGTTGGAGCAGGGCAAGCAGGGCGGCTGA
- a CDS encoding universal stress protein, whose product MSETTAVPAARREARPEDAPVVAGSTAGRPFVVVGVDGSASAEAAVEWAAEECARRGARLVLLHVREPVVGSVLTVESRRYRARSVGDTVGDLWEQVNQLRDRRVDAEGQVEEGTADQVLIRASEDAELLVVGAEGADRHRGLLLGEVAQRCARGANCPVVIIPPPGGRPGPAA is encoded by the coding sequence ATGAGCGAGACCACGGCAGTCCCGGCGGCGCGGCGCGAGGCCCGGCCCGAGGACGCGCCGGTGGTCGCCGGCTCCACCGCCGGGCGCCCGTTCGTGGTGGTCGGGGTGGACGGTTCGGCCTCCGCGGAGGCCGCCGTGGAGTGGGCGGCCGAGGAGTGTGCCCGCAGGGGCGCCCGGCTGGTCCTTCTGCACGTCCGCGAGCCGGTGGTGGGTTCGGTGCTCACCGTGGAGTCCCGGCGCTACCGGGCCCGGTCGGTGGGTGACACCGTGGGGGACCTGTGGGAGCAGGTGAACCAGCTGCGGGACCGCCGCGTCGACGCCGAGGGCCAGGTCGAGGAGGGCACCGCCGACCAGGTCCTGATCAGGGCGTCGGAGGACGCGGAGCTGCTGGTGGTGGGCGCGGAGGGCGCCGACAGGCACCGTGGCCTGCTGCTGGGCGAGGTGGCCCAGCGGTGTGCGCGCGGCGCCAACTGCCCGGTGGTGATCATCCCGCCACCCGGCGGCCGGCCGGGACCCGCTGCCTGA
- a CDS encoding GAF domain-containing sensor histidine kinase — MDAETTPGPERPREVQSAQDLLLPDLSRLRLETLLRELVDRADQLVENERRVHRLLDAVVSVASNLSLPEVLERIVRSACDLVSARYGALGVIGPDRTLSEFTYTGFTEEMRRNIGHLPTGKGILGLLINEPHPIRLHDLSRHPNSSGFPPNHPPMRSFLGVPVMVRGEAFGNLYLTEKVGGGDFTDEDEEVVVALAAAAGIAIENASLYDMSRRREAWLIASTEITAHLLSGASLGETLDLIVERARAVASAELAMLALVDEEGGDLVLEAVAGPQADRLRNERVSTVGTPIGDVLLTSRPYVYDGDAASLGWDDGGGRAAQLKGGSMLFVPLASGPHMLGVLIVTRPDGQAGFDSTDMHMVTTFAGHAALALEFARAQEDRGRLAVFEDRDRIARDLHDHVIQRLFAVGLGLQGISRQVVRVDLADRVSGYVRDLDTTIQEIRRTIFSLQERATDRRSLRGQVLEIAQDAASSLGFEPRVALEGPLDSAVPDSLRPEVLATLREALANVVRHAHASHADVLIQADVGHRMFQLHVTDNGVGIPADPPRRSGLTNMAERARRCGGNLTVEPGAQGGTVLIWQVPLKQ; from the coding sequence ATGGACGCGGAGACGACGCCGGGTCCTGAGCGACCCAGGGAAGTCCAGTCCGCACAGGACCTGTTGCTGCCGGACCTCAGCAGGCTTCGCCTGGAAACCCTGCTGCGTGAGCTTGTCGACCGCGCGGACCAGTTGGTCGAGAACGAACGCCGGGTGCACCGCCTTCTGGACGCGGTCGTCTCGGTGGCGAGCAACCTGTCCTTGCCGGAGGTTCTGGAACGAATCGTGCGTTCGGCCTGTGATCTGGTGAGCGCGCGTTACGGCGCACTCGGGGTGATCGGTCCCGACCGCACCCTGAGCGAGTTCACCTACACCGGCTTCACCGAGGAGATGCGCCGCAACATCGGCCACCTGCCGACCGGCAAGGGAATCCTCGGGCTGCTCATCAACGAGCCGCACCCCATTCGGCTGCACGACCTTTCCCGGCACCCGAACTCCTCCGGTTTCCCGCCCAACCACCCGCCGATGAGGTCATTCCTCGGCGTTCCGGTGATGGTCCGCGGAGAGGCGTTCGGCAACCTTTATCTCACCGAGAAGGTGGGCGGCGGCGACTTCACCGACGAGGACGAGGAAGTCGTCGTCGCGCTGGCCGCGGCCGCCGGTATCGCGATCGAGAACGCCAGCCTGTACGACATGTCCCGGCGGCGTGAGGCCTGGCTCATCGCGTCCACCGAGATCACCGCCCACCTGCTGTCCGGCGCCTCGCTCGGGGAGACTCTCGACCTGATCGTCGAGCGTGCCCGCGCGGTGGCCAGCGCCGAGCTCGCGATGCTCGCCCTGGTCGACGAGGAGGGCGGCGACCTGGTGCTGGAGGCGGTGGCCGGCCCGCAGGCCGACCGGTTGCGCAACGAGCGGGTCTCCACCGTCGGAACCCCGATCGGTGACGTCCTGCTCACCAGCCGGCCCTACGTCTACGACGGCGACGCGGCCTCGCTCGGATGGGACGACGGCGGCGGGCGGGCGGCCCAGCTCAAGGGCGGCTCGATGCTGTTCGTCCCGCTCGCGTCCGGTCCGCACATGCTGGGCGTGCTGATCGTCACCCGGCCCGACGGCCAGGCCGGCTTCGACTCCACCGACATGCACATGGTGACGACCTTCGCCGGGCACGCCGCGCTGGCGCTGGAGTTCGCCCGGGCGCAGGAGGATCGCGGCCGGCTGGCGGTGTTCGAGGACCGCGACCGGATCGCCCGCGACCTGCACGACCACGTGATCCAGCGGCTGTTCGCGGTCGGGCTCGGGCTGCAGGGCATCTCCCGCCAGGTGGTGCGCGTCGACCTCGCCGACCGGGTGAGCGGGTACGTCCGCGACCTCGACACCACGATCCAGGAGATCCGGCGGACGATCTTCTCCCTGCAGGAACGCGCCACCGACCGTCGCAGCCTGCGCGGTCAGGTGCTGGAGATCGCCCAGGACGCGGCCTCCTCGCTGGGGTTCGAGCCGCGGGTGGCGCTGGAGGGCCCGCTGGACTCCGCGGTGCCCGACAGCCTGCGCCCGGAGGTCCTGGCCACCCTGCGCGAGGCGCTGGCCAACGTCGTACGCCACGCCCACGCCAGCCACGCCGACGTGCTGATCCAGGCCGACGTGGGGCACCGGATGTTCCAGCTGCACGTCACCGACAACGGCGTGGGCATCCCCGCCGACCCGCCGCGCCGCAGCGGCCTCACGAACATGGCAGAGCGCGCCCGCCGATGCGGCGGCAACCTCACGGTGGAGCCGGGAGCCCAGGGCGGAACGGTGCTCATCTGGCAGGTGCCGCTCAAGCAGTAG
- a CDS encoding pyridoxamine 5'-phosphate oxidase family protein: MFDSKGLEVLPPTECLRLLGQAPIGRIVFTEQALPAVQPVHYALDGDSVVIRTTVGSKLAAAARNSIVAFEVDQIDAGHEVGWSVTVVGHAEMVTEAKEIDRLAGLSLHSWSPAEPTHFIRVRMEMIRGRRLVPHPPAHEAAQEPTQEAAQEPTTGTA, translated from the coding sequence ATGTTCGACAGCAAGGGCCTGGAGGTGCTCCCGCCCACGGAGTGTCTGCGGCTGCTCGGCCAGGCGCCGATCGGCCGGATCGTGTTCACCGAACAGGCACTGCCCGCGGTCCAGCCGGTCCACTACGCACTGGACGGAGACTCGGTGGTGATCCGGACCACCGTGGGCTCCAAACTCGCCGCCGCGGCGCGGAACTCGATCGTGGCCTTCGAGGTCGACCAGATCGACGCCGGCCACGAGGTGGGCTGGAGCGTGACCGTCGTGGGACATGCGGAGATGGTCACCGAGGCCAAGGAGATCGACCGGCTCGCGGGTCTCTCCCTCCACTCGTGGTCGCCGGCCGAGCCGACGCACTTCATCCGGGTCCGGATGGAGATGATCCGCGGCCGCCGGCTCGTACCGCACCCTCCGGCGCACGAGGCCGCACAGGAGCCCACACAGGAGGCCGCGCAGGAGCCCACGACGGGGACCGCCTGA
- a CDS encoding adenine nucleotide alpha hydrolase family protein, with product MIGPGGALTGAVVVGASEGASAHGAVGWAALAARARRLPLVVCHAYQTGGDAPGGDNELHCAARNRAWRTARDGVRQASAAAPGVRAVPWVLEGSVAQVLVGAVPDPEFLVVGVRGEGRQAAELVASFGQWGGAFGPCPVVAVPARKRGLTRRPRRHRRGPRRGVAGRVVVAAEGGRSADEVRRFAREEALAWGSEVREVPMAAFARSSPAGCESLSAAAQDADLLVVGRPGDENAGIGVGGPVVAYSGATGEVAEPPPAASLARVLGPGLLRGLGSPIAVVPVRERDLVGGPRPRRPRSERGDRGERGGHPGAHLAEHWGTALVTAPGERGTG from the coding sequence ATGATCGGACCTGGTGGTGCGCTCACGGGCGCGGTTGTCGTCGGAGCGAGCGAGGGAGCCTCGGCCCACGGTGCGGTGGGCTGGGCGGCGCTGGCCGCGCGGGCACGCCGGCTCCCGCTCGTCGTGTGCCACGCCTACCAGACCGGTGGCGACGCCCCGGGCGGCGACAACGAACTCCACTGCGCGGCCCGCAACCGCGCCTGGCGGACCGCGAGGGACGGCGTCCGTCAGGCATCGGCGGCCGCGCCGGGGGTACGTGCGGTGCCCTGGGTGCTGGAGGGATCGGTCGCACAGGTCCTCGTGGGGGCGGTGCCCGACCCGGAGTTCCTGGTCGTCGGTGTCCGGGGGGAGGGCCGGCAGGCGGCAGAGCTCGTCGCCTCGTTCGGCCAGTGGGGCGGGGCGTTCGGCCCGTGCCCGGTGGTCGCCGTACCGGCCCGCAAGCGCGGGTTGACACGGCGGCCGCGTCGCCATCGACGTGGCCCGCGCCGGGGGGTCGCGGGCCGCGTCGTGGTGGCCGCCGAGGGTGGGCGGTCCGCGGACGAGGTACGCCGGTTCGCCAGGGAGGAGGCGCTCGCCTGGGGAAGCGAGGTCCGCGAAGTCCCGATGGCGGCGTTCGCCCGGTCCTCACCGGCAGGGTGTGAGTCGCTGTCGGCGGCAGCGCAGGATGCTGACCTGCTCGTGGTGGGTAGGCCCGGGGATGAGAACGCCGGGATCGGGGTAGGCGGACCGGTCGTGGCGTACTCCGGCGCCACCGGTGAGGTCGCGGAGCCGCCGCCGGCCGCCAGTCTGGCGAGGGTTCTCGGACCCGGACTGCTGCGCGGGCTGGGGTCCCCGATCGCGGTGGTGCCGGTGCGCGAGCGCGACCTGGTCGGCGGCCCACGGCCGCGCCGGCCACGGAGCGAGCGAGGGGATCGGGGCGAACGGGGTGGTCACCCAGGTGCACACCTGGCTGAACACTGGGGGACAGCGCTGGTGACCGCACCAGGGGAGAGAGGAACCGGATGA
- a CDS encoding response regulator — protein sequence MTIKVFLLDDHEVVRLGLRQLLEEEDDIEVIGEASTAAQARARVPALRPDVAVLDVRLPDGDGVTVCRDIRSSMEPPPACLMLTSFSDDEALFDAIMAGAAGYLLKQVSGNDLVGAVRRLSTGESMVDPALTAAVLERLRRGPDQEDPRYAALTDQERRILDLIAAGMTNRQIAQTMFLAEKTVKNYVSGMLRKLGMERRTEAAVFAVERSRKERAVGPPPQ from the coding sequence ATGACCATCAAGGTCTTCCTGTTGGACGACCACGAGGTGGTCCGGCTCGGCCTGCGCCAGCTGCTGGAGGAGGAGGACGACATCGAGGTGATCGGCGAGGCGTCCACCGCTGCACAGGCGCGGGCCCGGGTGCCCGCGCTTCGTCCTGACGTGGCGGTTCTGGACGTCCGGCTGCCCGACGGCGACGGGGTGACGGTCTGCCGCGACATCCGCTCCTCGATGGAGCCGCCGCCGGCGTGCCTGATGCTGACGTCGTTCTCCGACGACGAGGCGCTCTTCGACGCGATCATGGCCGGTGCCGCCGGCTACCTCCTCAAACAGGTGAGCGGCAACGACCTGGTGGGCGCGGTCCGCCGGCTGTCGACGGGGGAGTCGATGGTCGACCCGGCGCTGACCGCGGCGGTCCTGGAACGCCTGCGCCGCGGCCCGGACCAGGAGGACCCCCGCTACGCGGCGCTGACCGACCAGGAGCGGCGCATCCTCGACCTGATCGCCGCCGGCATGACGAACCGGCAGATCGCCCAGACCATGTTCCTGGCCGAGAAGACGGTGAAGAACTACGTGTCGGGCATGCTGCGCAAGCTCGGCATGGAACGCCGTACGGAAGCGGCCGTCTTCGCCGTGGAGCGAAGCCGGAAGGAACGCGCTGTCGGCCCGCCTCCGCAGTAG
- a CDS encoding universal stress protein — protein MGEHVGEDPNAGRPVTVGVDGRPGGVQALSWAAAEARTRGAALRVVHAYQLPIAPAAYPPGDYDVYALDEAAQEVVSGAVAEAAPEVGDLPVVEVTAEGNAVQVLLAESASAALVVVGTRGRGWLARGVLGSCSAGVAARAHCPVVVVRGPGGPPDAPVVVGVDGTDLSDTVLAFAFEHAARHGVGLRAVLCSTTGAGSDAGSEADEPARAVAEALAGWREKYPDVRTDRIVVRGRPVDGLVEESAGARLLVVGARGRHALAGTLLGSVSQGVLREASVPVAVVHPAP, from the coding sequence ATGGGGGAGCACGTGGGCGAGGACCCGAACGCCGGCCGGCCGGTGACCGTCGGCGTGGACGGGCGACCGGGTGGCGTCCAGGCACTGAGCTGGGCCGCTGCCGAGGCCCGGACCCGCGGCGCCGCGCTGCGGGTGGTGCACGCGTACCAGCTGCCGATCGCGCCGGCGGCGTACCCGCCCGGCGACTACGACGTCTACGCCCTGGACGAGGCCGCCCAGGAGGTCGTGTCCGGCGCCGTGGCCGAGGCCGCGCCGGAGGTCGGCGACCTGCCGGTGGTCGAGGTGACGGCCGAGGGCAACGCCGTCCAGGTGCTCCTCGCGGAGTCCGCGTCCGCTGCCCTGGTGGTCGTCGGCACCCGCGGCCGGGGCTGGCTGGCGCGCGGCGTTCTCGGGTCCTGCAGCGCCGGAGTGGCCGCCCGAGCCCACTGCCCGGTCGTCGTGGTGCGCGGCCCGGGTGGCCCACCGGACGCCCCGGTCGTGGTGGGCGTGGACGGAACCGACCTTTCCGACACCGTGCTGGCGTTCGCCTTCGAACACGCCGCCCGGCACGGGGTCGGCCTGCGGGCGGTGCTGTGCTCGACGACGGGCGCCGGGTCGGACGCTGGTTCGGAGGCGGACGAGCCCGCCCGGGCCGTCGCGGAGGCGCTGGCCGGTTGGCGGGAGAAGTACCCCGATGTCCGGACCGACCGGATCGTCGTACGCGGCCGGCCGGTGGACGGACTTGTCGAGGAGTCGGCGGGGGCACGCCTCCTCGTCGTGGGGGCCCGCGGCCGGCACGCCCTGGCCGGCACCCTCCTCGGCTCGGTCAGCCAGGGCGTCCTGCGGGAGGCGTCCGTCCCGGTTGCGGTCGTCCACCCCGCTCCGTGA